One Fusobacterium russii ATCC 25533 genomic region harbors:
- a CDS encoding type II toxin-antitoxin system death-on-curing family toxin, producing MKKEKNFLIIQEYSKALELLDNYDHQRVTKPDILKSDAYQLTYEECRELITSMSFGSSSTIFGREKSEGALKGIIDSVYQSAFGEDAYPSVQEKAANLLYFIVKDHPFIDGCKRIAASVFIYFLNQNNLLLRDGKKIISDSSLVAITLLLAESKPEEKETMVRIVMNFLGW from the coding sequence ATGAAAAAAGAAAAAAATTTTTTAATTATTCAAGAATACTCAAAGGCTTTAGAACTTTTAGATAATTATGACCATCAAAGAGTAACAAAACCAGATATTTTAAAAAGTGATGCCTATCAATTAACTTATGAAGAATGTAGAGAATTAATAACAAGTATGTCTTTTGGTTCATCTTCAACAATATTTGGGCGTGAAAAAAGTGAAGGAGCTTTAAAAGGAATAATAGATTCAGTATATCAAAGTGCTTTTGGAGAAGATGCTTATCCTAGTGTTCAAGAAAAGGCAGCAAACTTACTTTATTTCATAGTAAAAGATCACCCATTCATAGATGGTTGTAAAAGAATAGCTGCTAGTGTATTTATATATTTTTTAAATCAAAATAATCTTTTACTTAGAGATGGAAAAAAGATAATTTCTGATAGTAGTTTAGTGGCAATTACTTTATTACTGGCAGAGTCAAAACCAGAAGAAAAGGAAACTATGGTTAGGATTGTTATGAACTTTTTGGGCTGGTAA